GTAGATAAGGCCTTACAGGCTCTCCACGTAGTTCGTTGCCAGGAGTTCACCGGATACGAGCCCAAGATCAATGGTTTAGTACGTCATCGATTCAACGACTTCAACCTAGCCTTCTTTGACTTGGATAAAGAGAGTGAGTATTTTGATGATTATTCGTTCCATTACGTACTTTTTCTTTAAGGTCTTTATTGGATGCAAACACTGTATGCTGGCTTTGATTTGTGATCGTGGCCTTTATCCACAGCTAGCTTTTCCCGTGGCCCACCGCTTAACAACAAAACGCCAACGCGTGAGTCGGTCGTGAGATCATGTGTCAATGTCGTTTCCTTGAAGGTAAGGGAATCAGACGTTGGCTTTCCGGTCGACATATTTGGCACCGTTGTTGCAAGGGACTCTGTGGACTACAGATGTGTCTATCTGTTTCGGCGTGAAAGGGACGATCCCCAACACATCAGCTCGCCAGTATGCGTCTTTATTCCGTACTCGTGTTTGACTCTTGGTGGTGTCCAACGCAAAATTTCCAACTTATTTTTTTTTGCAGGATGATATGTTATCTTTGACAGATCCGTGTCGAGGGCTTGTCCCGGGAAGCAGTGTTTATTTTGAGATCGATTTAAAGATCAAGTGTGATGGTTGTGCGGACAAAGACTTTAGCAAAGGCATGGTAGAATTCGATTCGGTCCATCTTTGTGAAGGCAAGGTGACCATGACTCTTGGGCTAGGTAGTTGGCTGAGTTGGGTGGAGTTGTTATGTGCACAGGTCTACTGGCCTGTGGAAGCCACAATTGAAATAAATGTTTTGAAGGGGCCGTGCAATATCTCAAAGGTAGCTGCTTCGACTCCTGGAAACTTCAAGGATCATATCATTCTATACGAAGCAGCGGGTGGCCCGACGGTAATCGGTGACGGTGGCTCTGTTCCGTTGAATCGTCGTGTTGTTGCTGTCACACGGGAGCAGAAGCTGGCGCTCTTTATTGTGGGTGGCGATGCACTTGAACACCTTGCCCTCACTCTAGGTCATTCCCAAGAAATGGTCAATCGGAGGATGGGCTGTGCTGAAGTGGAGGTGAAAGTTGCCTGGACAGCTGTCCCTATAAGGAAGAGATCTAATATGATTAAGGTTGTGGCAAACCAGCGGCTATTGCTGTGATAAAAGTTGCTGTTTTTTCTGACGGTATCCAAAATGTAAGGTGTTATTTCGACTAGACAAACAGCTATTGAATTAATATGTATGTGGTTTATGTGATATATATGAAACTGAAGTGTGGTACCAATTTGAGCCTGTTTTTGTGGTTAAATTTACTTTGTAGATGTAATTCAATCACGACACTCGCACTGGATCTCAAAATCAACACATTGGTTCCTCAGAAACACATATTTTGATCATGAGAGAATCTAGAGCATATTTTGGGGTGGAATTTTCCTGTAGTTAAAACTTTAAAACGTTTATGTGTAATCTAGAGCAACCGGTGAACATCTGTCCCAAATTGTGCTATCTGAGTGGGGGAATGGAGAGGGGCTATTGCTGTGATAACTCGATTTTTCTAGATGTGGAGGAAAACTCAATTTTCTGAAATAGCATGAAAGTAGTACCAGCATAGCATGCAATGCTAGTGCTttttagaaaggaaaaaggaaaactcAACTCCAGTTGTAATTGCTCCTCTCCCAGTAATAACCCATTATCCAACTTGATAAGAATAAAATTACAAGCACTAATTAGTTAGCACTCAAATTTGCTTCACAGCAGATTTCCCATGTCAAGTCTTAAATTACAAGTAGGATTATGATCCAGCTTACACACCAACATCCATCATGCTAGTGTAAGAGCATCACATTTCCAACAACATCCATCTTGTATTTGTTGCTCTTTGGAACCGCAGTCCACACGACTTGCACCTGCACCTGACCCCATCCCATCTTGTAAACACGGCCCTGATACGAAGGCCTCAGAGTGATGAAAGCGTCCTTGCCTTCCTCGCATTCCTCGGTAAGACCGTCGACATAGCTGCATTCGTCGGTAAGACTGACAAGGCTGACCACCACCTTCTTATCCACTGGGACAGCCACCACATGGCGTGCCAAGGCCACAGGGCCGCCAGCAGCACGGCCTGAATCACCACTGCTATACAGAATAATACGCTGCCTGTAGTTCCCTTCAGCCCAAGCTCATACTTGCCCGAGATTGCAGGCCCCCTTCAATATAGTGATTGCAATTGTAGCCTCCACGGGTCTCACAACGTTTTCACATTCAACTTCAACATGGCTCAGGCAGCTGGatagactgaaagcacaagtgctttctaggtggttttgataattgatgacaacatatctcttgttggactaacatttcgatctagcatgtttcaaataatttcaacaatggagtggcatggactaaaggttgtgggaactccttcaagatgctaaggacaaatgattggctaaagcttcaagctcaagacttctcattttacattttagtgatccaagatcacattgagtctttaggaaaagcaatactatcaagaagagatgaggtg
The window above is part of the Triticum aestivum cultivar Chinese Spring chromosome 2A, IWGSC CS RefSeq v2.1, whole genome shotgun sequence genome. Proteins encoded here:
- the LOC123190727 gene encoding uncharacterized protein isoform X2 — translated: MAAEEGATKTFLVQSEDGMNFVVSDLEASQSWVIDSDTVCYDGKPIRVDVGGKTLTKVFQYCKKHAYSDGYDVSAWDAKFIAKFIGDPGLETLYDLILASNELKIEGLLALTCQTLGNKIKGKSPHEICDILNIRGVFTPQLHEEHSSGSCASHTALAAMGIIANWWNLELKLVDKALQALHVVRCQEFTGYEPKINGLVRHRFNDFNLAFFDLDKETSFSRGPPLNNKTPTRESVVRSCVNVVSLKDDMLSLTDPCRGLVPGSSVYFEIDLKIKCDGCADKDFSKGMVEFDSVHLCEGKVTMTLGLGSWLSWVELLCAQVYWPVEATIEINVLKGPCNISKVAASTPGNFKDHIILYEAAGGPTVIGDGGSVPLNRRVVAVTREQKLALFIVGGDALEHLALTLGHSQEMVNRRMGCAEVEVKVAWTAVPIRKRSNMIKVVANQRLLL
- the LOC123190727 gene encoding uncharacterized protein isoform X1 is translated as MAAEEGATKTFLVQSEDGMNFVVSDLEASQSWVIDSDTVCYDGKPIRVDVGGKTLTKVFQYCKKHAYSDGYDVSAWDAKFIAKFIGDPGLETLYDLILASNELKIEGLLALTCQTLGNKIKGKSPHEICDILNIRGVFTPQLHEEHSSGSCASHTALAAMGIIANWWNLELKLVDKALQALHVVRCQEFTGYEPKINGLVRHRFNDFNLAFFDLDKETSFSRGPPLNNKTPTRESVVRSCVNVVSLKVRESDVGFPVDIFGTVVARDSVDYRCVYLFRRERDDPQHISSPDDMLSLTDPCRGLVPGSSVYFEIDLKIKCDGCADKDFSKGMVEFDSVHLCEGKVTMTLGLGSWLSWVELLCAQVYWPVEATIEINVLKGPCNISKVAASTPGNFKDHIILYEAAGGPTVIGDGGSVPLNRRVVAVTREQKLALFIVGGDALEHLALTLGHSQEMVNRRMGCAEVEVKVAWTAVPIRKRSNMIKVVANQRLLL